In the Malania oleifera isolate guangnan ecotype guangnan chromosome 1, ASM2987363v1, whole genome shotgun sequence genome, one interval contains:
- the LOC131146798 gene encoding bZIP transcription factor 11-like, translating into MASSPSGNSSGSSPHRSSGSEEDLRNVMDQRKRKRMLSNRESARRSRMRKQKHLDDLMAEMAQLKGENNEILTNTNITTQLYLKMEAENSVLRAQMAELSQRLQSLDEIASFLNASSGLFEIEDAQMKIADDDCFLNPWNNSSAYLMNQPLMASADTFMR; encoded by the coding sequence ATGGCTTCTTCTCCGAGCGGAAATTCTTCGGGATCAAGCCCGCACCGGAGCTCAGGCTCCGAAGAGGATCTCCGGAACGTCATGGATCAGAGGAAGCGGAAGAGAATGCTCTCGAATCGCGAATCTGCACGGAGGTCGAGGATGCGGAAACAGAAGCACTTGGATGATCTGATGGCCGAAATGGCTCAACTCAAGGGGGAAAACAACGAGATCCTCACGAACACCAACATCACCACTCAACTTTACCTGAAGATGGAGGCAGAGAACTCTGTTCTGAGGGCTCAGATGGCGGAGCTGAGCCAGAGATTGCAGTCTCTGGACGAAATCGCTAGCTTCTTGAACGCGAGCAGCGGGCTTTTCGAAATAGAGGACGCTCAGATGAAGATCGCCGACGATGATTGCTTCCTTAACCCGTGGAATAATTCTTCGGCGTACCTGATGAATCAACCCCTCATGGCCTCCGCAGACACGTTCATGCGCTGA